A DNA window from Castanea sativa cultivar Marrone di Chiusa Pesio chromosome 7, ASM4071231v1 contains the following coding sequences:
- the LOC142642950 gene encoding uncharacterized protein LOC142642950 — MGCSNSKVDDLPAVSLCRERLTFLDQAIHYRYALAQSHIAYIHSLKSVGHSLHNFIHQQDPSHLSSSSPIPGSPKKPDPDPKHAHHQAHALNHDSHSGHLDFRSDSDDDDGGSDLSLHDDDDHLHWGNSTPNLHPIDYPDPGQDPDQGYGHGGGGGGGGGGFSMNFMKNKATPPSVVFEQRPPNPETVYMGESSNSGYAYPYYGNSYGNSSATPYSNYGYGYPNSNPNPNFNNSNGYYANSPNYGGGGGGAAAVGSTSNSKPPPPPPSPPRASAWDFLNPFESYDKYYSASSPAVAYTPSRDSKVREEEGIPELEDEENYYHRGEVVKEVHGDQKFVKGGDNGGRGNHSKAVVVDEDEDDDEVDGVHDHEASTSLYEARPGGENDGAEYEVHVVEKKVVGNEDEEGRSRYKGLNVFQVAREIEVLFERASEFGNEVAKLLEVGKFPYNRKNSVYQVSSKMLHVVTPSVSVVSSHPSTSKGAEPSASAGLPQRDADEDVVTFGSRNLSSTLQKLYLWEKKLYNEVKAEEKMRVVHDRKVSKLKRLDEKGAEAQKVDTTRIFIRGLSTKIRMAIKVVDGISVKISTIRDEELLPQLNELIKGLTGMWKSMLECHRSQCQAIREAKGLGSIGPGKKLSDSHIKATLELEHELIRWTDTFSSWVNDQKGYVRALNNWLLKCLYDEPEETEDGPAPFSPSRIGAPPVFVICNRWSQAMDRISEKEVVACMRVFTISVFQIWEQDKNEIRQRMMVNKDLERKVKNLDREDQKIQKEIQALDKKMIMITQDGNIHTDEQIVYPSDTSNRSLQASLQRIFEAMEKFMDESMKAYQELLPLGE; from the exons ATGGGTTGCTCGAATTCAAAGGTGGATGATCTCCCAGCGGTGAGTCTGTGTCGCGAAAGGCTCACCTTTCTCGACCAAGCAATTCACTATCGCTACGCTTTGGCTCAGTCCCACATCGCTTATATTCACTCCCTCAAATCCGTCGGCCACTCTCTTCACAACTTCATTCACCAGCAAGATCCATCTCACCTCTCTTCCTCGTCTCCCATACCCGGCTCTCCCAaaaaacccgacccggacccgAAACACGCTCACCATCAAGCTCATGCTCTGAACCACGATTCTCATTCGGGCCATCTCGATTTCCGCTCGGATTCTGATGACGACGACGGTGGTTCCGACTTGTCGCtccatgatgatgatgatcatcTTCACTGGGGTAACTCAACCCCGAATTTACACCCTATAGATTACCCGGATCCGGGTCAGGACCCGGACCAGGGTTACGGGCAtggcggcggcggcggtggtggtggtggtgggttttccATGAATTTTATGAAGAATAAAGCTACGCCGCCTTCGGTGGTGTTCGAGCAGAGACCGCCGAATCCAGAGACTGTTTATATGGGTGAATCTTCAAACTCTGGGTATGCTTACCCATACTATGGAAATAGTTATGGCAATTCTAGCGCTACTCCTTATTCAAATTACGGATATGGGTATCCGAATTCGAATCCGAATCCTAATTTCAATAATTCAAATGGGTATTACGCGAATTCGCCGAACTACGGCGGTGGTGGCGGTGGGGCGGCGGCGGTGGGTTCCACGTCGAATTCGAAGCCTCCGCCGCCTCCTCCGTCGCCGCCTCGGGCGTCGGCGTGGGATTTCTTGAACCCATTTGAGAGTTACGATAAGTACTACTCGGCTTCTTCGCCGGCGGTGGCGTATACGCCGAGCCGGGACTCGAAGGTGAGAGAAGAGGAGGGGATACCGGAGCTGGAAGATGAGGAGAACTATTACCATCGGGGGGAGGTGGTGAAGGAAGTTCATGGGGATCAGAAGTTTGTAAAGGGTGGTGATAATGGGGGAAGAGGGAATCATTCTAAGGCTGTGGTGgtggatgaggatgaggatgatgatgaggtTGATGGGGTTCATGATCATGAGGCTTCGACTTCGTTGTATGAGGCGAGGCCGGGTGGGGAGAATGATGGAGCGGAGTATGAAGTGCATGTGGTTGAGAAGAAAGTTGTGGGGAATGAGGATGAGGAAGGTAGGTCTAGGTATAAAGGTTTGAATGTGTTTCAGGTGGCTAGAGAAATTGAGGTCTTGTTTGAGAGAGCTTCGGAGTTTGGTAATGAGGTTGCCAAATTGCTTGAGGTGGGAAAGTTCCCTTATAACCGTAAAAATAGTGTTTATCAAG TTTCTTCAAAGATGTTGCATGTGGTTACTCCTTCGGTCTCGGTAGTATCCTCACACCCTTCTACTTCTAAGGGTGCCGAGCCGTCGGCCTCTGCTGGTCTGCCTCAACGGGATGCAGATGAAGATGTGGTGACTTTTGGATCTAGAAATCTTTCATCTACCTTACAAAAGCTGTATCTTTGGGAGAAGAAGCTCTATAATGAAGTTAAG GCTGAGGAAAAGATGCGAGTAGTGCATGACAGGAAGGTAAGTAAGCTGAAGCGCTTAGATGAAAAGGGTGCTGAGGCTCAAAAAGTTGATACTACTCGTATTTTCATAAGGGGTCTTTCCACAAAAATAAGAATGGCTATTAAGGTTGTTGATGGGATATCTGTGAAGATAAGTACAATTAGAGATGAAGAGCTGTTGCCCCAACTGAATGAATTAATTAAAGG GTTGACAGGAATGTGGAAATCTATGCTAGAATGCCATCGTAGTCAATGCCAAGCAATCAGAGAAGCCAAAGGTTTAGGTTCAATTGGACCTggcaagaagcttagtgattcTCATATTAAAGCTACTTTGGAGCTTGAGCATGAGCTTATTAGATGGACTGACACATTCTCTAGTTGGGTAAATGACCAGAAGGGCTATGTGAGAGCCTTGAACAATTGGCTTCTGAAATGCCTTTATGATGAACCTGAAGAAACAGAGGATGGGCCAGCTCCCTTCTCACCTAGTAGGATTGGTGCACCACCTGTGTTTGTAATCTGTAATCGGTGGTCACAAGCTATGGATAGAATATCTGAGAAGGAAGTGGTTGCATGTATGCGTGTTTTTACCATCAGTGTGTTTCAGATCTGGGAACAAGATAAGAATGAAATACGCCAGAGAATGATGGTGAACAAGGATCTGGAGAGGAAGGTTAAGAATTTGGATAGAGAGGACCAGAAAATACAGAAAGAGATCCAGGCATTAGACAAGAAAATGATTATGATCACTCAGGATGGTAACATTCACACAGATGAACAGATTGTATATCCAAGTGACACTAGCAATCGTAGTCTACAGGCAAGTCTGCAGCGCATTTTTGAGGCCATGGAGAAATTCATGGATGAATCCATGAAAGCTTACCAGGAACTTCTGCCCCTTGGTGAATAA